The proteins below come from a single Arthrobacter crystallopoietes genomic window:
- a CDS encoding MazG nucleotide pyrophosphohydrolase domain-containing protein, which produces MAESTTAVGRLVQVVAQLREHCLWTAALTHESLVEYLIEESHELAEVIEAGPGTGAAELKGELADVLFQVLLHARIQEEAGNFNFEDVAEYLSAKLVRRNRHVFKPDGSLQESFPGSIEEIVASYDAVKQGERPERDSPFDGIPPTLPALTLAAKSIDRARRAGFPVDQQPGSFEAGSRPPASETELGDLLLAVVRQASAAGLDAEQALRGAVRRFQRSVTGA; this is translated from the coding sequence ATGGCTGAAAGCACGACGGCGGTCGGCCGGCTTGTGCAGGTGGTGGCGCAGTTGCGCGAGCATTGCTTGTGGACAGCTGCGCTCACCCACGAGTCCTTGGTTGAGTACCTGATCGAGGAGTCCCACGAGCTGGCCGAGGTCATCGAGGCCGGGCCGGGCACTGGAGCCGCCGAACTCAAAGGCGAACTGGCCGACGTCCTCTTCCAGGTGCTGCTGCATGCCCGGATCCAGGAGGAGGCCGGCAACTTCAACTTCGAGGATGTGGCCGAGTACCTGAGCGCAAAGCTGGTCCGCCGGAACCGGCATGTGTTCAAGCCCGATGGTTCGCTGCAGGAGTCGTTCCCCGGAAGCATCGAGGAGATCGTCGCCAGCTACGATGCGGTGAAGCAAGGTGAGCGCCCCGAACGGGATAGCCCGTTCGACGGCATCCCGCCGACCTTGCCCGCACTGACCCTGGCGGCGAAGTCGATCGACCGCGCCAGGCGCGCGGGCTTTCCGGTGGACCAGCAGCCGGGAAGCTTCGAGGCAGGTAGCCGGCCACCGGCGTCGGAAACCGAACTCGGAGACCTGCTGCTCGCCGTCGTCCGCCAAGCCTCGGCCGCAGGCCTGGACGCGGAGCAGGCGTTGCGGGGCGCGGTCCGCCGGTTTCAACGCAGCGTAACGGGCGCATAA
- a CDS encoding DedA family protein produces the protein MDALNVFIIDAAAQWWVYPLLFALCLIDGIFPPVPSESVVVALAALAVSAGVPNIWLIIAIAAAGAMAGDNIAYLIGRRIGSNRFKWMQRPRVASAFAWARKELDRRGALLILSARYIPIGRVAVNMTAGATGFHQRRFVFFSIIAGISWSLYSVGIGALAGQWFHDHSLLAAGLAIVIALAMGLVVDHGLKLLYKRKVRKSHEAQDTASATEDTADASKSAHPRTGTPVSH, from the coding sequence ATGGACGCTCTTAACGTCTTCATCATCGATGCGGCCGCCCAATGGTGGGTGTATCCGCTGCTTTTCGCGCTCTGCCTGATTGACGGAATTTTCCCGCCGGTGCCGAGCGAATCCGTGGTGGTTGCCCTGGCCGCGCTGGCCGTTTCCGCGGGCGTGCCGAACATCTGGCTGATCATCGCCATCGCCGCCGCCGGCGCCATGGCGGGGGACAACATTGCGTATTTGATCGGCCGGCGTATCGGCTCGAACCGCTTCAAGTGGATGCAGCGGCCGCGCGTCGCATCCGCCTTCGCCTGGGCGCGGAAGGAACTCGACCGGCGCGGAGCCCTGCTGATCCTCAGCGCCCGCTACATTCCCATCGGCCGTGTCGCCGTCAACATGACCGCCGGCGCAACAGGCTTCCACCAGCGCAGGTTCGTCTTCTTCAGCATCATTGCCGGCATCTCCTGGTCGCTCTATTCCGTAGGCATCGGCGCCCTCGCCGGCCAGTGGTTCCACGACCACAGCCTGCTGGCCGCCGGCCTGGCCATCGTCATCGCCCTGGCCATGGGTCTCGTCGTGGACCATGGCCTGAAACTGCTCTACAAGCGCAAGGTGCGCAAGAGCCACGAGGCGCAGGACACCGCCTCCGCCACGGAAGATACAGCAGACGCCTCCAAGAGCGCTCACCCGCGCACCGGCACCCCGGTCTCGCACTGA
- a CDS encoding ABC transporter permease: MSTAVSTAPEQSTTRAGAVRSWKTPITLAVLAVFALLVFAIGAPGNEVTFRLSDPGDAIVLPPIVIFAPVMGWIGAVIMLAAAALAFVQVRAGRPVPGWLIAVFAVVFVAAFLSWIVGSARTPNVALYGLLAGSVTLAVPLIFGSLSGVLCERSGVINIAIEGQLLFGAFSAAVAGSLSGSAFVGLLAAAVGGVLVSLVLAVFSIKYLVNQVIVGVVLNVLVSGLTGFLFSTVLSADAGTWNSPPRLPVISIPFLSDIPIIGPILFEQTIVGYLMYVAVAVIYVGLFHTKWGLRTRAVGEHPKAADTLGVKVNRMRFMNVSLAGVVAGLGGAFFTLVSVSSFGRDMTAGQGYIALAALIFGRWNPIGAFFAALLFGFATNLQYVLSFLGTPVPNQFLAMLPYIVTIFAVAGLVGRSRAPAANGVPYIKG; this comes from the coding sequence ATGAGCACGGCAGTGTCCACCGCGCCCGAGCAGAGCACCACCCGCGCCGGCGCGGTGCGGAGTTGGAAGACCCCGATCACGCTGGCGGTGCTGGCCGTCTTCGCACTGCTGGTCTTCGCCATCGGGGCGCCCGGCAACGAGGTGACCTTCCGCCTGTCCGACCCGGGGGATGCCATCGTGCTCCCGCCGATTGTCATCTTCGCCCCGGTCATGGGCTGGATCGGTGCGGTCATCATGCTGGCCGCGGCCGCCCTGGCCTTCGTGCAGGTCCGGGCCGGACGGCCGGTCCCGGGCTGGCTGATCGCCGTCTTCGCCGTCGTCTTTGTGGCGGCGTTCCTGAGCTGGATTGTCGGCAGCGCGCGCACTCCCAACGTGGCGCTCTATGGTCTGCTGGCCGGATCCGTGACGCTGGCCGTGCCGTTGATCTTCGGTTCGCTCTCGGGCGTATTGTGTGAACGCTCCGGCGTGATCAACATTGCGATTGAGGGACAGCTGCTCTTCGGCGCGTTCTCCGCGGCGGTCGCGGGATCCCTGTCCGGCAGCGCCTTTGTCGGCCTGCTCGCCGCCGCCGTCGGTGGTGTCCTGGTCTCGCTGGTGCTGGCGGTGTTCAGCATCAAGTATCTGGTCAACCAGGTCATTGTCGGCGTGGTGCTCAACGTGCTGGTGTCCGGCCTGACCGGCTTCCTGTTCTCCACAGTGCTCAGCGCCGATGCCGGAACCTGGAACTCCCCGCCGCGCCTGCCGGTCATTTCCATTCCGTTCCTCTCAGACATTCCCATCATCGGACCCATCCTGTTCGAGCAAACCATTGTGGGCTACCTGATGTACGTCGCCGTCGCGGTGATCTACGTGGGCCTGTTCCACACCAAGTGGGGCCTGCGGACGCGGGCGGTCGGCGAGCACCCTAAAGCGGCAGATACCCTGGGCGTCAAGGTCAACCGGATGCGCTTTATGAACGTGTCCCTGGCCGGTGTGGTGGCCGGACTCGGCGGCGCGTTCTTCACCTTGGTGTCCGTCTCCAGTTTCGGCCGCGACATGACCGCAGGGCAGGGCTACATTGCCCTCGCCGCGTTGATCTTCGGCCGCTGGAACCCGATCGGCGCCTTCTTCGCGGCCCTGCTGTTCGGCTTCGCCACCAACCTGCAGTACGTGCTCAGCTTCCTGGGCACCCCGGTACCCAACCAGTTCCTGGCCATGCTGCCGTACATCGTGACCATCTTTGCCGTTGCCGGCTTAGTCGGCAGGTCCCGGGCTCCGGCCGCCAACGGCGTGCCGTACATCAAGGGCTGA
- a CDS encoding adenosine deaminase, protein MTEPNYTADPAADVDIDIRSLPKVSLHDHLDGGLRPGTIIELAAEIGHQLPSTDPVALGEWFRESADSGSLVRYLETFDHTVAVMQTKEGLHRVAKEFVEDLADDGVVYGEVRWAPEQHLTKGLTLDEAVEAVQAGLEAGVDAVEASGRPIQVGQLITAMRHADRGQEIAELAIRHRDKGAVGFDIAGAEDGFPPYRFKDAFTYLAENQFPVTIHAGEAAGLDSIIDALVSGRALRLGHGVRIAEDIQVDFTPNEENDADLGLVTLGRVAAWVRDRGIALECSPSSNLQTGATAPFGEGIENHPFDLLYQTGFKVTINADNRLMSGVTLTDEYELLVETFDYDLDDLLEITLNAAEAAFLPLEEREALVEYIAEGFRAYQG, encoded by the coding sequence GTGACTGAGCCTAATTACACTGCTGACCCTGCCGCCGACGTCGACATTGATATCCGCAGCCTGCCCAAGGTTTCGCTGCACGACCATCTCGACGGCGGTCTCCGCCCCGGGACAATCATCGAGCTGGCCGCCGAAATCGGCCACCAGCTGCCGTCCACCGACCCCGTCGCCCTGGGCGAATGGTTCCGGGAATCCGCGGACTCCGGCTCGCTGGTCCGCTATCTGGAAACGTTCGACCACACCGTGGCCGTGATGCAGACCAAGGAAGGCCTGCACCGGGTCGCCAAGGAGTTCGTCGAGGATCTGGCGGACGACGGCGTGGTGTACGGCGAGGTGCGCTGGGCACCGGAGCAGCACCTCACCAAGGGGCTGACCCTGGACGAGGCAGTCGAAGCCGTCCAGGCCGGGCTTGAAGCAGGCGTGGACGCGGTCGAGGCCAGCGGCCGCCCCATCCAGGTCGGTCAGCTGATTACAGCGATGCGCCACGCGGACCGCGGCCAGGAAATCGCCGAGCTCGCCATCCGGCACCGGGACAAGGGTGCCGTCGGCTTCGACATCGCCGGAGCCGAGGACGGCTTTCCCCCCTACCGGTTCAAGGATGCCTTCACCTACCTGGCCGAAAACCAGTTCCCGGTCACCATCCACGCCGGCGAGGCCGCCGGGCTGGACAGCATCATCGACGCCCTGGTCAGCGGCCGCGCCCTGCGCCTGGGCCACGGCGTGCGCATCGCTGAGGACATCCAGGTGGACTTCACGCCGAACGAAGAGAACGACGCCGACCTGGGCCTCGTCACGCTGGGCCGCGTTGCCGCCTGGGTTCGGGACCGGGGCATCGCGCTGGAATGCAGCCCGTCCTCGAACCTCCAGACCGGTGCCACCGCGCCCTTTGGCGAGGGCATCGAAAACCACCCGTTCGACCTGCTCTACCAGACCGGCTTCAAGGTCACGATCAACGCCGACAACCGTTTGATGAGCGGCGTTACGCTGACGGACGAGTACGAACTGCTGGTCGAAACCTTCGACTATGACCTCGATGACCTCCTCGAAATCACGCTCAACGCGGCGGAAGCAGCCTTCCTGCCGTTGGAAGAGCGTGAAGCGCTCGTCGAGTACATCGCCGAAGGATTCAGGGCCTACCAAGGCTGA
- a CDS encoding ABC transporter permease, translating to MSEDEHKHARKKTDEHASEVRLEAMVDTEDGRIAPPPVPATAQSGDLHPEASSQTVVQRIMSGDALVAVLAVVLSLIAGGILIALTDEDVAQTASYFFARPQDMLLAAWSAASEAYLALFQGSVFDFEGETFSRMISPLMQTLTVATPLICAGLGVALAFRAGLFNIGAQGQIIIGATLAAWVGFSLHLPVGIHLLLVIVAGIIGGAIWGGLVGLLKAKTGAHEVILTIMLNYVAIYLVTYLLTTPAFQRPGSSNPISPQLDETAMYPPLFGDAFRLHWGFIVALLATVFVWWLLKRSIIGFELRAVGANPVAARTAGISVTKGYVVVMLIAGALAGLAGVAQVAGTEKVLSSGVAASFGFDAITVALLGRSTPWGTFFAGLLFGAFRAGGVDMQISTGTSIDIVLVVQSLIVLFIAAPPLVRALFHLPEPGKTKGPRSPKETKSRKPATTGGSA from the coding sequence ATGAGCGAGGACGAGCACAAGCACGCCCGGAAGAAAACCGACGAGCACGCCTCCGAGGTACGCCTTGAAGCCATGGTCGACACAGAGGACGGCCGGATTGCTCCGCCGCCCGTACCCGCCACCGCGCAAAGCGGAGACCTCCACCCCGAAGCCAGCTCGCAGACAGTAGTCCAGCGCATCATGAGCGGCGATGCCCTGGTGGCCGTGCTCGCCGTCGTGCTTTCGCTGATTGCAGGCGGAATCCTGATCGCCCTGACGGACGAGGACGTCGCGCAGACAGCCTCCTACTTCTTCGCACGGCCGCAGGACATGCTGCTGGCGGCCTGGTCGGCCGCGTCCGAGGCCTACCTTGCGCTCTTCCAAGGGTCCGTCTTCGACTTCGAGGGCGAGACCTTCTCCCGGATGATCTCTCCGCTGATGCAGACCCTGACCGTGGCGACGCCGCTGATCTGCGCCGGCCTGGGCGTGGCGCTGGCCTTCCGTGCAGGCCTGTTCAACATCGGTGCCCAGGGCCAGATCATCATCGGTGCCACGCTCGCAGCGTGGGTCGGCTTCAGCCTGCACCTCCCGGTGGGCATCCACCTGCTGCTGGTGATCGTGGCCGGCATCATCGGCGGAGCGATCTGGGGCGGCCTGGTGGGCCTGCTCAAGGCGAAGACCGGTGCGCACGAGGTCATCCTGACCATCATGCTCAACTACGTGGCGATCTACCTGGTCACCTATCTCCTGACCACCCCCGCCTTCCAGCGGCCCGGGTCCTCCAACCCGATCAGCCCGCAGCTGGATGAAACGGCCATGTACCCGCCGCTGTTCGGCGACGCCTTCCGGCTGCACTGGGGCTTCATCGTGGCGCTGCTGGCAACGGTGTTCGTCTGGTGGCTGCTCAAGCGGTCGATCATCGGCTTCGAACTTCGCGCGGTGGGTGCGAACCCCGTGGCGGCGCGCACCGCAGGCATCAGCGTGACCAAGGGCTACGTCGTCGTCATGCTGATTGCCGGGGCGCTGGCCGGACTCGCCGGCGTGGCCCAGGTTGCCGGCACCGAAAAGGTCCTGTCCTCCGGCGTGGCAGCCAGCTTCGGCTTCGACGCCATCACCGTGGCGTTGCTGGGACGTTCGACGCCGTGGGGAACGTTCTTTGCCGGGCTGCTGTTCGGCGCGTTCCGGGCCGGCGGCGTGGACATGCAGATCAGCACCGGGACCAGCATCGACATTGTGCTGGTGGTCCAGTCCCTGATCGTGCTCTTCATCGCGGCCCCGCCGCTGGTCAGGGCGCTGTTCCACCTGCCCGAACCCGGCAAGACCAAGGGGCCCAGGAGCCCCAAGGAAACCAAATCCCGCAAGCCCGCCACGACCGGAGGTTCAGCATGA
- a CDS encoding cytidine deaminase, which translates to MPANTTNDGGTSPNDGGSPQADRAKAGRAHADRAEVDWAGLQDAARAASAHAYVPYSKYPVGAAALTEDGRIVSGANVENASYGLTLCAECSLVSALHMSGGGRLVAFSCVDGAGNILMPCGRCRQLLHEFRAPGMQLMTVSGIKSMEEVLPDAFGPENLG; encoded by the coding sequence ATGCCCGCGAATACAACTAACGACGGCGGAACGTCACCAAACGATGGCGGGTCGCCTCAGGCTGACCGGGCCAAGGCAGGCCGCGCCCACGCGGACCGCGCCGAGGTGGACTGGGCGGGCCTGCAGGATGCGGCGCGCGCGGCCTCCGCGCACGCCTATGTGCCCTACTCGAAGTATCCGGTGGGAGCGGCCGCCCTGACCGAGGACGGCCGGATTGTCTCCGGGGCGAACGTGGAAAACGCCTCGTATGGACTGACGTTGTGCGCGGAATGTTCTCTGGTCAGCGCGCTGCATATGTCCGGCGGCGGGCGGCTGGTGGCGTTCAGCTGCGTTGACGGCGCCGGCAACATCCTTATGCCGTGTGGGCGCTGCCGCCAGCTGCTGCACGAATTCCGGGCGCCTGGCATGCAGCTGATGACCGTTTCCGGCATCAAGTCCATGGAAGAGGTCCTGCCGGACGCCTTCGGTCCCGAAAACCTGGGCTGA
- a CDS encoding thymidine phosphorylase — protein sequence MSEKFDAVDIIRIKRDKGTLSPEQISWTIDAYTRGAIADEQMSALNMAILLNGMSREEISQWTTAMIASGERMDFSSLGKATSDKHSTGGVGDKITLPLAPLVAVFGVAVPQLSGRGLGHTGGTLDKLESIPGWRADLSNDEMMAQLADVGAVICAAGAGLAPADKKLYALRDVTGTVEAIPLIASSIMSKKIAEGTGSLVLDVKVGSGAFMKDEDMARELAETMVGLGKDAGVNTVALLTNMRTPLGLTAGNAIEVAESVEVLAGGGPQDVVELTIRLAEEMLQAAGVSDADPAAALKDGRAMDVWNRMIEAQGGDPRAALPVAKESEVVYAAADGVLLELDALAVGVAAWRLGAGRARKEDPVQAGAGVRMHAKPGALVRAGEPLMTLLTDIPEKFDRAKEALADAVVIGPEGDRPAQQLVTDRIA from the coding sequence GTGAGTGAGAAGTTCGACGCCGTCGACATCATCCGGATCAAACGCGACAAGGGCACGCTGAGTCCCGAGCAGATCAGCTGGACCATCGATGCCTACACCCGCGGCGCCATTGCCGACGAGCAGATGTCCGCCTTGAACATGGCCATCCTCCTCAACGGCATGAGCCGCGAGGAAATCTCCCAATGGACGACGGCGATGATCGCCTCGGGCGAGAGGATGGACTTCTCCTCGCTCGGCAAGGCGACCAGTGACAAGCACTCCACCGGCGGCGTGGGGGACAAGATCACTTTGCCGCTGGCCCCGCTGGTCGCCGTCTTCGGCGTTGCCGTCCCGCAGCTCTCCGGCCGCGGGCTCGGCCACACGGGCGGAACCCTGGACAAGCTGGAGTCGATCCCCGGCTGGCGCGCGGACCTGTCCAACGACGAAATGATGGCCCAGTTGGCCGATGTGGGAGCGGTGATCTGCGCCGCGGGCGCCGGCCTGGCCCCGGCGGACAAGAAGCTCTACGCCCTGCGCGATGTCACCGGCACTGTCGAGGCCATCCCGCTGATCGCCTCGTCCATCATGAGTAAAAAGATCGCCGAGGGCACCGGTTCGCTGGTGCTGGACGTCAAGGTCGGCTCCGGGGCGTTCATGAAGGACGAGGACATGGCCCGCGAGCTGGCCGAAACCATGGTGGGTCTGGGCAAGGATGCGGGCGTGAACACGGTGGCCTTGCTGACCAACATGAGGACTCCGCTGGGGCTGACCGCCGGCAACGCTATCGAGGTGGCGGAGTCGGTGGAGGTGCTGGCCGGCGGCGGCCCCCAGGACGTGGTAGAACTGACAATCCGGCTGGCCGAAGAAATGTTGCAGGCTGCCGGTGTGTCGGACGCGGACCCGGCCGCCGCGCTCAAGGACGGGCGGGCGATGGACGTCTGGAACCGCATGATCGAGGCGCAGGGCGGCGATCCGAGGGCCGCGTTGCCGGTCGCTAAGGAATCCGAAGTGGTCTACGCGGCGGCGGACGGCGTTCTGCTGGAACTGGATGCCCTCGCCGTCGGCGTCGCCGCTTGGCGACTGGGCGCCGGCCGCGCCCGCAAGGAAGACCCGGTCCAGGCCGGTGCCGGAGTGCGGATGCATGCGAAACCGGGAGCGCTGGTCCGGGCGGGCGAGCCGCTCATGACCCTGCTGACGGACATCCCGGAAAAATTCGACCGGGCGAAGGAGGCGCTGGCAGACGCCGTCGTTATCGGTCCCGAAGGGGACAGGCCCGCCCAGCAACTGGTCACCGACCGCATCGCCTGA
- a CDS encoding ABC transporter ATP-binding protein → MKLELKGITKKFGSFVANDHIDLVVEPGQVHSLLGENGAGKSTLMNVLYGLYEPTEGQILIDGKPVDFNGPGDAMAAGIGMVHQHFMLVPVFTVAENIALGNEATKAGGILNLDETRTKIRQISEQYGFQVDPDAVVEDLPVGVQQRAEIIKALVRDAEVLILDEPTAVLTPKETDELLAIIAQLKSDGKSIVFISHKLREVKAVSDLITVIRRGKVVGDADPNASTTDLASMMVGRSVSLSLNKAPAQPGEATFVIDGLTVTSPTGQRVVDNISLQIARGEILAIAGVQGNGQTELTEAILGLQEHVSGSIQLEGKELVGRGTKEIINSGVGFVPEDRSVEGLVGPFSVAENMILNRYDQAPFAKGLAMKPALVAANAAERIAEFDVRTQSATAAAGTLSGGNQQKVVMARELSRPLKLFIASQPTRGVDVGSIEFLHKRIVAERDQGTPVMIVSTELDEVLELADRIAVLYQGRLMGIVPGNTSRDTLGLMMAGMGAEEAQGTDPARTDPESGDK, encoded by the coding sequence TTGAAGCTCGAGCTAAAGGGAATTACCAAGAAATTCGGTTCCTTTGTTGCCAACGACCACATTGACCTCGTGGTCGAACCGGGACAGGTACACAGCCTGCTTGGCGAGAACGGCGCAGGGAAATCCACGTTGATGAACGTCCTCTACGGTTTGTACGAACCCACCGAGGGGCAGATCCTGATCGACGGCAAACCGGTTGACTTCAACGGCCCCGGCGATGCCATGGCAGCGGGCATCGGCATGGTGCACCAGCACTTCATGCTGGTACCGGTGTTCACCGTGGCGGAGAATATCGCACTGGGCAACGAGGCGACGAAAGCGGGTGGGATCCTCAACCTGGACGAGACCCGGACCAAAATCCGGCAGATTTCGGAGCAGTACGGCTTCCAAGTCGACCCGGATGCCGTGGTGGAGGACCTGCCGGTCGGTGTCCAGCAGCGGGCCGAGATTATCAAGGCGCTGGTCCGAGACGCCGAGGTGCTGATCCTCGACGAGCCCACGGCCGTCCTGACGCCGAAGGAAACCGACGAACTGCTCGCAATCATCGCCCAGCTGAAGTCGGATGGTAAATCGATTGTCTTCATTTCCCACAAGCTCCGCGAGGTCAAAGCCGTCTCCGACCTGATCACGGTCATCCGCCGCGGCAAGGTGGTCGGAGATGCGGATCCCAACGCCTCCACCACGGACCTGGCCTCCATGATGGTGGGCCGCTCGGTGAGCCTGTCCCTTAACAAGGCACCCGCCCAGCCGGGCGAAGCAACCTTTGTCATTGACGGCCTGACCGTGACGTCGCCGACGGGCCAGCGGGTGGTGGATAACATCTCCCTGCAGATCGCCCGGGGCGAGATCCTGGCCATCGCCGGTGTCCAAGGAAACGGCCAGACCGAACTCACCGAGGCCATCCTCGGCCTGCAGGAGCACGTGTCCGGTTCCATCCAACTTGAGGGCAAGGAGCTGGTGGGGCGCGGTACCAAGGAGATCATCAACTCCGGCGTGGGCTTTGTGCCGGAGGACCGCAGCGTGGAGGGACTGGTCGGTCCCTTCTCGGTAGCCGAGAACATGATTCTGAACCGCTACGACCAAGCGCCGTTCGCCAAAGGGCTTGCCATGAAGCCGGCGCTCGTAGCGGCGAACGCTGCCGAGCGGATCGCCGAGTTCGACGTCCGCACGCAATCGGCCACTGCCGCCGCCGGCACGCTCTCCGGCGGCAACCAGCAGAAGGTCGTGATGGCCCGCGAGCTGTCCCGGCCGCTCAAACTCTTCATCGCCTCGCAGCCGACCCGCGGCGTCGACGTCGGTTCGATCGAATTCCTGCACAAGCGGATCGTCGCCGAACGCGACCAGGGCACGCCGGTGATGATCGTGTCCACGGAACTGGACGAAGTTCTGGAGTTGGCGGACCGCATTGCCGTGTTGTACCAGGGGCGGCTGATGGGGATAGTTCCCGGCAACACCTCGCGTGACACGCTCGGCCTGATGATGGCGGGGATGGGCGCGGAAGAAGCGCAAGGCACTGATCCGGCACGCACTGATCCTGAAAGCGGGGACAAATGA